CCTGCAGGGAAGTGGGTCTTAAATTTCAGGTTCATACGACAGTGATGGACTGGAATGCTTCTGAAGTGACGGATATTACCGATTTTGCCGTTAAGCAAGGTGCTATTGCTCACCATGTGTTTTTTTTAGTACCCACGGGACGCGGAAAGGAAATTGAAAATATGACACTGAAAGCTCAGCAGTATGAAGCGTTGTTGACGCGTATTCTTACAAAGCAGTCTGAAGTGCCTATTGAATTAAAACCGACTTGTGCGCCGCAGTTTATGCGTATTGCTAAGCAAAAAAATATTCCCACGCGTTTTACAAGAGGTTGTCTGGCGGGTATTGCCTATTGTGTCGTTATTCCAAGTGGGTTTGTGCAGCCTTGTCCTTATTTGCCGATTAAAGTAGGCAATGTGAAGGACACGCCTTTTGATGAAATTTGGCAAAACAGTCCGCTCCTTGATGACTTGCGATTTAAGCCGTTGAAAGGTGGCTGCGGTCATTGTGGATATGATAAGATTTGTGGTGGGTGCCGGGCTCGGGCCTATTATTACTCGCAGGGCGACTATCTCGCCGAAGAGCCTTGGTGTGAATATGGGCGTTAAAAGCAGGAATTGTTTTTTTTAGCACGAAAAGAACTAACTGGTTCTCCTTTTCCACTGACCATTGTTGTGAGCCGCTTTTTTTGTTTTCGACATCTGGCTGTTGAAGGGTGGAATTTGATTTGACATAGTTTGTTCTATTACCTCATATTGTTAGTGAGGTGATAGGTGTGTATAGTAAAAATTTACAAATTATTATGACGTTAAAAACAGAACCCGAGTCTTTTAATGTGGAAGATTGTCGTGTGAATGCTGAAGGAGAAAATGAGCTGCTTATTACCTTTTTTAAACAAAAAGTATGGGTGAATGCCAGTCAGGTAAAACTTTGTAAGACTGCAGGCACTGCTTTTTGTTGGAAAGATTCTGAAGAAAATCGTTATATTGAACTGAATCATACCTGTGAAGTCTGTCCGATCTGTTTGTGGTGGAAATGCCCTCACTGCGGATCTTGTGGTTGTAATAAACCTTAATATAAGAAAAAATAGTTATTGCAGGAGAGAAAGGATGATTGTTTTGCTACGGGGAATTCGTGGAGCGACAACAGTAGAAAAGGATGATAGTATTAACGTTGCAGAAGCTGTACAAGAAATGTTGACTGCACTCATCGAGGCGAATCAATTGGATACGTCAGATATTGGAGCGGTTATTTTCAGTTCAACACCTGATTTAAATAGTGCTTTTCCTGCTGCTGGGGCAAGGGCACTGGGATGGTCTGATGTGCCATTATTTGGTACAGTGGAAATTGACAACCCTAACGGCATTATACGTTGTATTCGAGTGCTAATCTTATATAATACAACGAAAAGTCAACAGGAAATTCGGCATGTTTATTTGCGGCGAGCGACTGCGCTTAGGCCGGATATTGCGTAGTTTATGAAGGTCTGATCATTCTATTTTTAAGACCGAAGCTTTTTTATAAGCTTCGGTCTTTCTTGACCTCATCCGCTGAATCATGTAATATTGGATGAATGGAGGTTATAACAATGCTTATTTCGATTGTTGTCCCTGTTTTTAATGAGCAGGATAATGTGGATATTTTTACTGCTGAAGTGATCAAAAGCATGCAGTCCAGTGACTATGATTTTGAAATCCTCTTTGTTGATGACGGATCAAGTGATGCTACACCGCTTATTTTAGACCGCATTTCACAGGCTGATTCACGTGTTAAGGCGTTTATTTTGGCTCGGAATTTTGGTCATCAAGTTGCATTAAGCTGCGGTCTTGATCATGCTTTCGGTGATGCTGTTATTACGATGGACGGTGACTTGCAGCATCCACCGGAAATGATTCCCTTGTTACTTCAAAAATGGGAAGAAGGCTTTGAAGTTGTACAAACTGTTCGGAAAAGTACCGAAGGTGTTTCATGGTTTAAGACAGTTACATCAAATTTGTTTTATAAATTGATTAATGCCATGTCGAATGTGCAAATTATTGCTGGTGGCTCAGATTTTCGTTTGCTTGATCAGAAAGTGGTTCAGAGTTTTCGACAATTTAAGGAACGCGCGCGGTTTATTCGGGGGATGATCAGTGATATTGGTTATAAACAGGTTCAAATTGAATTTGTTGCACCGCCGCGTTTTGCGGGTACATCTAAATTTTCTATTCGTAAAATGTTGAATTTTGCTTTAGACGGTATTACGGCTTATTCAAAAATGCCTTTGCGGTTTGCCTTGTATTTAGGTGTGCTGTTTGGTGTGTTTAGCTTATTAGTTATGTTGCAGGTCGTTTATATTAAAATATTTACTGAAGAAGCTGTACCTGGTTGGGCGACTACGGTTGTGAGCATTCTTTTATTAGGCGGCGTTCAACTGATCGGCATGGGCATCATTGGTGAATATGTGGGGCGAATTTTTGAAGAAGTAAAACAACGTCCGCTTTATTTAGTTCGTGCTGAATTAAAAAAAGACAAAAAAACAGACAAAAGTCACACATCTTGAATTTTTTGCAGGACTTTAGACTTTTATGGCGTATATTTATAAATGAGTGCAGAGAAGCCGAATCCAACTCAGGTACGGGGAAACCGTTTATTTAGGGGTGAAGCTCACAGGATGTGAGCCGGGTCTGTTCTTCTTCCCGAACCCGTCAGCTAACCTCGGAGGCTAACGTAGAGGAAGGAGTTTTTCTGTGAAACATTTTTTCCGAATCTTTTTTTGTTTGTTAGTGTTTATCAGTTTCGTTTCCCTAGCTTCTGCATCAGGTTCTTATCAAGAAGGTGACCAGGGTCAAGAGGTTGCCGCAATACAAAAACAGCTTGATGCGCTCGGTTACAATGCAGGTTCTGTCGATGGTGATTTCGGTTCACAAACCACTGCTGCAGTAAAAGCTTTTCAACGCGACCGTGGCCTTGATTCAGACGGGGTTGTCGGTTATGCTACATATCGTGCACTTATGGGGCGTGACATTCCAGTAAGTCGTGATTCTTCGAGTGTTTCATCTGCGCGAGGAATCATACAAACAGCCTTAAATTTCCGGGGTGTTCCTTATAGTTTTGGTGGAACAACACCGGATGCTTTTGACTGCTCTGGCTTTACTCGTTATGTTTATAGTTCCTATGGTGTATATTTACCTCGTGCAGCTGATGAACAGTTCGATGTCGGAAGAAGCGTATCTTATAGCAGGCTACAGCCTGGGGATCTTGTTTTCTTTTCGACTTATGCCGAAGGTGCTTCTCATGTCGGTATCTATCTTGGCAATGGACAATTCATTAGTGCAACAACTAGTCGCGGTGTAGCTGTGGATCATCTTGAAAGCAGTTACTGGGGCTCACGGTATATTGGTGCTCGGCGTGTATTGTAATCGATAGGGAAGGCGTAAGCCTTCCCGATTTTATTTATCGCTTAAGGGAAATACTAATGATCATCGTTTCCTATTTGGAGGATCTTAATAGATGTTTAAACAATATTGGTCTCAGTTTATCAGGCCTTATGGGCCTGTCGTGTTTACAGCTGTACTTTGTTTTATTCTTTCAAGTGCGGCTAATCTTGCTGCGCCTATTATTATTAAATTTTTAATTGATGGGGCTTTATCGAGCAATGATTTTACTTACTTGCATATTATTACGGCATCCATTGTGGTCCTGTATTTTT
This genomic window from Pelorhabdus rhamnosifermentans contains:
- the nirJ2 gene encoding putative heme d1 biosynthesis radical SAM protein NirJ2 — encoded protein: MIISWNTTQACNLHCRHCYRDAGSKYADELTTAEGKKLLSEMARAGFKIIILSGGEPLMRPDIYELISHARSIGTRPVLGTNGVLITPDVAKRLKKAGLAVAGISLDSCDRDQHNHFRQSAMAWDSTVAGMKACREVGLKFQVHTTVMDWNASEVTDITDFAVKQGAIAHHVFFLVPTGRGKEIENMTLKAQQYEALLTRILTKQSEVPIELKPTCAPQFMRIAKQKNIPTRFTRGCLAGIAYCVVIPSGFVQPCPYLPIKVGNVKDTPFDEIWQNSPLLDDLRFKPLKGGCGHCGYDKICGGCRARAYYYSQGDYLAEEPWCEYGR
- the aroH gene encoding chorismate mutase, encoding MIVLLRGIRGATTVEKDDSINVAEAVQEMLTALIEANQLDTSDIGAVIFSSTPDLNSAFPAAGARALGWSDVPLFGTVEIDNPNGIIRCIRVLILYNTTKSQQEIRHVYLRRATALRPDIA
- a CDS encoding glycosyltransferase family 2 protein; protein product: MLISIVVPVFNEQDNVDIFTAEVIKSMQSSDYDFEILFVDDGSSDATPLILDRISQADSRVKAFILARNFGHQVALSCGLDHAFGDAVITMDGDLQHPPEMIPLLLQKWEEGFEVVQTVRKSTEGVSWFKTVTSNLFYKLINAMSNVQIIAGGSDFRLLDQKVVQSFRQFKERARFIRGMISDIGYKQVQIEFVAPPRFAGTSKFSIRKMLNFALDGITAYSKMPLRFALYLGVLFGVFSLLVMLQVVYIKIFTEEAVPGWATTVVSILLLGGVQLIGMGIIGEYVGRIFEEVKQRPLYLVRAELKKDKKTDKSHTS
- a CDS encoding C40 family peptidase, giving the protein MKHFFRIFFCLLVFISFVSLASASGSYQEGDQGQEVAAIQKQLDALGYNAGSVDGDFGSQTTAAVKAFQRDRGLDSDGVVGYATYRALMGRDIPVSRDSSSVSSARGIIQTALNFRGVPYSFGGTTPDAFDCSGFTRYVYSSYGVYLPRAADEQFDVGRSVSYSRLQPGDLVFFSTYAEGASHVGIYLGNGQFISATTSRGVAVDHLESSYWGSRYIGARRVL